A single region of the Phycisphaerae bacterium RAS1 genome encodes:
- the murD gene encoding UDP-N-acetylmuramoylalanine--D-glutamate ligase MurD: protein MGLGRFGGGVGVARWLVGQGAKVTISDKESPESLAKSVAQLGDLDVSLHLGGHAEADFRQTDLVVVNPAVPDTSPFLAAARDARVPVTTEINLFVQRCRGRTVGVTGSVGKSTIAAMTAHVLERAAAARRVWLGGNIGRSLLDALPEIDERDVVVLELSSFQLQRSPAVGWSPHVAVISNVTPNHLDWHGTFAAYLAAKLNIVRFQDPARDAIVIEDAPELRQNFDLLFGDVAGVWRYGVDGAAAPQAVLQSTSAVDCDDRRLRWDGVELSVPGRHNRVNAAAALTAAHVLGADSQQAVEAIKTFAALPHRLQRVATVAGVTWFDDSKSTTPEAAITAMNAIDGPLLLILGGYDKKSDLTPVAQLAARRARFAACIGQTGEALVQAVQAAGGQAEYCGDLPRAVVECRRRACPGDAVLLSPACASWGQFEDYRARGELFARLAKGSAVD, encoded by the coding sequence ATGGGACTGGGCCGATTCGGCGGCGGCGTGGGCGTGGCGCGCTGGCTGGTTGGCCAGGGGGCGAAGGTCACCATCAGCGACAAGGAGTCGCCTGAGTCGCTGGCCAAGTCGGTCGCACAGCTCGGCGATCTGGATGTCTCGCTGCATCTGGGCGGACACGCAGAGGCGGATTTCCGTCAGACCGATCTCGTCGTGGTCAATCCCGCCGTCCCCGATACGTCGCCATTTCTGGCCGCCGCGCGCGACGCCCGCGTGCCGGTGACCACCGAGATCAACCTGTTTGTACAGCGCTGCCGCGGCCGCACCGTGGGCGTCACCGGCAGCGTCGGCAAGAGCACGATCGCCGCCATGACCGCACACGTGCTGGAGCGCGCCGCGGCCGCCCGGCGTGTCTGGCTGGGCGGCAATATCGGCCGCTCGCTGCTCGACGCGTTGCCCGAGATCGATGAGCGCGACGTGGTCGTGCTGGAGCTGTCGAGTTTTCAGCTTCAGCGCAGTCCGGCGGTCGGCTGGAGCCCGCACGTGGCGGTGATCAGCAACGTGACGCCCAACCATCTCGACTGGCACGGCACATTCGCCGCCTACCTCGCGGCCAAACTCAACATCGTGCGCTTTCAGGACCCGGCCCGCGACGCGATCGTCATCGAGGACGCGCCCGAGCTGCGCCAGAACTTCGATCTGCTCTTCGGCGACGTGGCGGGCGTGTGGCGCTACGGCGTGGACGGCGCGGCGGCCCCGCAGGCCGTTCTGCAGAGCACATCCGCGGTGGACTGCGACGACCGCCGGCTGCGCTGGGACGGCGTCGAGTTGAGCGTCCCGGGCCGGCACAACCGGGTGAACGCGGCGGCGGCGCTGACGGCGGCGCACGTGCTTGGAGCGGATTCGCAGCAAGCGGTTGAAGCGATCAAGACGTTCGCCGCGCTGCCGCATCGTTTGCAGCGCGTCGCGACCGTGGCCGGCGTGACGTGGTTCGACGACTCGAAGAGCACCACGCCCGAAGCGGCGATCACGGCGATGAACGCCATCGACGGGCCGCTGCTCCTGATTCTCGGCGGATATGACAAAAAGAGCGACCTGACGCCGGTCGCACAGCTCGCCGCCCGCCGGGCGCGCTTCGCCGCCTGCATCGGCCAGACGGGTGAGGCGCTGGTGCAGGCCGTGCAAGCCGCGGGAGGCCAGGCCGAGTATTGCGGCGACTTGCCGCGGGCGGTCGTGGAGTGCCGGCGTCGCGCATGCCCGGGCGACGCCGTGCTGCTCTCTCCGGCGTGTGCCTCGTGGGGGCAGTTCGAGGATTACCGGGCGCGGGGGGAGCTGTTCGCGCGTCTGGCCAAGGGATCGGCGGTCGATTGA
- the cheY_2 gene encoding Chemotaxis protein CheY: MLRLVPVRILIVDDDESVRRRLVGWLSEAAYDVAAYDRVEPAQRYLLECACQITLLDLRMPDCDPPAVIAALRGAAPRTRVIGLAAFPEAPQLIGAVRAGMRDVLEKPVQQAALLAAIERQLAESGVSVRSEEELSRHVGRRLRAARAAVSRTQAEVAEASGLSVAALSQAELGKITMTTWTLARVCAALDIPLSRVFENGQT; encoded by the coding sequence ATGCTTCGCCTCGTTCCCGTTCGGATCCTGATCGTCGACGACGACGAGTCCGTCCGCCGCAGGCTCGTCGGCTGGCTGAGCGAGGCCGCGTATGACGTGGCCGCGTACGACCGCGTCGAGCCAGCGCAGCGCTACCTGCTGGAATGCGCCTGCCAGATCACGCTCTTGGACCTGCGCATGCCCGACTGCGACCCGCCGGCTGTGATCGCCGCGCTGCGCGGCGCCGCCCCGCGGACGCGCGTGATCGGCCTGGCGGCGTTTCCCGAGGCGCCGCAACTGATCGGGGCGGTCCGCGCCGGGATGCGCGACGTGCTGGAAAAACCGGTGCAGCAGGCTGCGCTCTTGGCGGCGATCGAGCGGCAACTGGCCGAGAGCGGCGTCAGCGTCCGCAGCGAGGAAGAGCTGAGCCGGCACGTGGGCCGCAGGCTGCGAGCGGCACGGGCGGCCGTCAGCCGCACGCAGGCGGAGGTGGCCGAAGCCTCCGGGCTGAGCGTGGCGGCGCTGTCGCAGGCGGAGCTGGGGAAGATCACGATGACCACCTGGACGCTGGCGCGCGTGTGTGCGGCCCTGGATATCCCGCTCTCGCGCGTTTTCGAAAACGGCCAAACCTGA
- the aroE_1 gene encoding Shikimate dehydrogenase, with translation MPITRLIVPLVHADPPLETQAAAALAAGADLVELRVDCIGDADAVERLLRRTPGGRFVLTIRSSPEGGLWDGDDAERVALFERLGLLRPGLVDVELATWLRSSNLRQKIELVAGAGGSSRDAAPAAGELNRPRDLLILSHHDFRQTPADLDALFDRLRAERSDVIKAALRCGDARDACRILLALRRTAAWRPTIALGMGEAGLLTRVLGPKFGAFGVFAALDAGGESAPGQPTIDELRRLRWGAIGPRTRVYGVIGWPVGHSRSPALHNAAMAADGIDGVYVPLPVQPSEAAFTAFMDLAASHPELDFTGFSVTIPHKEHALRWLRARGAPLGEWAVRCGAANTLALKGGRWTGDNTDAPAVLDVLDVAAVLAGPQTRALVLGAGGVARAVVAALASRGARLTISNRTAERASALAAEFGADVLAWDGRAAASADLIVNCTSVGMQPGVAESPLPAGSIRAAQTVFDTVYAPRETRLLREAAATGAKIIRGDALFLAQARRQYEIWHERTASFGGA, from the coding sequence GTGCCCATCACCCGCCTCATTGTTCCGCTGGTGCATGCCGATCCGCCGCTGGAGACTCAGGCCGCCGCGGCGCTGGCGGCCGGGGCCGACCTGGTCGAGCTGCGCGTCGATTGCATCGGCGACGCCGACGCGGTCGAACGCCTGCTGAGGCGCACGCCGGGCGGCCGGTTTGTGCTCACGATCCGCAGCTCGCCCGAGGGCGGGCTGTGGGACGGCGATGATGCGGAGCGCGTGGCGTTGTTCGAGCGGCTGGGCTTGCTGCGGCCGGGACTGGTGGATGTCGAGCTGGCGACGTGGCTGCGCTCCAGCAATCTCCGCCAGAAGATCGAGTTGGTGGCCGGCGCCGGCGGCTCCTCGCGGGACGCGGCCCCCGCTGCGGGCGAGCTGAATCGCCCGCGGGACCTGCTGATTCTGTCACATCACGACTTTCGGCAGACGCCCGCGGATCTCGACGCCTTGTTCGACCGCCTGCGGGCGGAGCGGTCGGACGTGATCAAGGCGGCGCTGCGCTGCGGCGACGCGCGCGACGCCTGCCGAATCCTGCTCGCGCTGCGCCGCACCGCGGCCTGGCGCCCGACGATCGCGCTGGGCATGGGCGAGGCGGGGTTGCTGACGCGTGTGCTGGGGCCGAAATTTGGGGCTTTCGGCGTGTTTGCGGCGCTGGACGCGGGCGGCGAATCAGCGCCGGGGCAGCCGACCATCGATGAGCTGCGGCGGCTGCGCTGGGGAGCGATCGGGCCGCGGACGCGCGTGTACGGCGTCATCGGCTGGCCGGTCGGGCATTCGCGCAGCCCGGCGCTGCACAACGCCGCGATGGCCGCCGACGGAATCGACGGCGTGTACGTGCCGCTGCCGGTGCAGCCGAGCGAGGCGGCCTTCACGGCGTTCATGGATCTAGCGGCGTCGCATCCCGAGCTGGATTTCACGGGCTTCAGCGTCACGATTCCGCACAAGGAGCACGCGCTGCGCTGGCTGCGCGCGCGCGGCGCGCCGCTCGGCGAATGGGCGGTCCGCTGCGGGGCGGCCAATACGCTGGCGCTGAAGGGCGGCCGCTGGACGGGCGACAACACGGACGCCCCCGCGGTTCTCGACGTACTGGATGTGGCCGCCGTTCTCGCGGGTCCGCAAACGCGGGCGCTGGTTCTGGGCGCCGGCGGCGTGGCGCGGGCAGTCGTTGCGGCGCTGGCGTCGCGCGGGGCGCGTTTGACGATCAGCAATCGCACGGCAGAGCGGGCCAGCGCGCTGGCGGCGGAGTTTGGCGCGGACGTTCTTGCATGGGATGGGCGCGCCGCCGCCAGCGCCGATCTGATCGTGAACTGCACCAGCGTCGGCATGCAGCCGGGAGTTGCAGAGTCGCCGCTTCCGGCCGGCTCAATTCGCGCCGCTCAGACCGTGTTTGACACGGTCTACGCGCCCCGCGAAACGCGCCTGCTGCGCGAAGCGGCGGCGACGGGTGCGAAGATCATCCGCGGCGACGCGCTCTTCCTCGCCCAGGCCCGGCGACAATACGAAATCTGGCACGAGCGAACGGCGTCGTTCGGCGGTGCATGA
- a CDS encoding hypothetical protein (PSP1 C-terminal conserved region) has protein sequence MIALPVHKSPDDSSGGAERSKSGGCGSCGSGGGSCGEGLEKVYPTTAVRYGAMNWIGEFRYQPKAVFRCGAKVVIETERGMELGQQVSLFCNGCSKQVTREQIQTYVKNSGPEFYQLSSGRVVREATSADQDEQAHLDAHRPEYIAHCALLAAQLNLEMKIVTAESLLGGDRIVFYFRSDQRVDFRQLVRELARHHRTRIEMRQVGARDEARLVADYEICGRECCCKNFLKKLRPVNMKMAKVQKSTLDPSKVSGRCGRLRCCLRYEHEGYEALMAKLPPMNARVQTEYGEAVVIDRQILTQLLLVRTLDNRDMALPVEEVRVLTAPPPGQDDHEHDEHDGDLPPPSPRDAGPSRPPLPRPPAPPQSESDSSPEPGGPPPADSGPPRRSRRRRRRGPRPGGPPGPRGSGPDAGPGPAEPDPSS, from the coding sequence ATGATCGCTTTACCCGTTCACAAATCGCCCGACGATTCCAGCGGAGGCGCGGAGCGCAGCAAGAGCGGCGGCTGCGGCTCGTGCGGCAGCGGTGGGGGAAGTTGCGGCGAGGGACTGGAGAAGGTCTATCCGACGACGGCGGTGCGCTACGGCGCGATGAACTGGATCGGCGAGTTTCGCTACCAGCCCAAAGCGGTGTTCCGCTGCGGGGCCAAGGTGGTGATCGAGACGGAGCGCGGAATGGAGCTGGGCCAGCAGGTCAGCCTGTTCTGCAACGGCTGCAGCAAGCAGGTGACGCGCGAGCAGATTCAGACCTACGTGAAGAACAGCGGCCCCGAGTTCTACCAGCTCAGCAGCGGCCGCGTCGTCCGCGAGGCCACCTCCGCCGACCAGGATGAGCAGGCGCACCTCGACGCCCATCGCCCGGAGTACATCGCGCACTGCGCGCTGCTGGCGGCGCAGCTCAACCTGGAGATGAAGATCGTCACGGCCGAGTCGCTCCTGGGCGGCGATCGGATTGTCTTCTATTTCCGCTCAGACCAGCGCGTCGACTTCCGCCAGTTGGTGCGCGAGCTCGCGCGCCACCATCGCACGCGGATCGAAATGCGGCAGGTCGGGGCCCGCGACGAGGCCCGGCTGGTGGCCGACTACGAAATCTGCGGGCGCGAGTGCTGCTGCAAGAACTTCCTGAAGAAGCTGCGGCCGGTGAACATGAAGATGGCCAAGGTGCAGAAATCGACGCTTGATCCGAGCAAGGTCTCGGGCCGCTGCGGGCGGCTGCGCTGCTGCCTGCGCTACGAGCACGAGGGCTACGAGGCGCTGATGGCCAAGCTGCCGCCGATGAATGCGCGCGTGCAGACGGAGTACGGCGAGGCGGTGGTCATCGATCGCCAGATTCTCACGCAGCTTCTGCTGGTGCGGACGCTCGACAACCGTGACATGGCGTTGCCGGTGGAAGAGGTCCGCGTCCTGACGGCGCCGCCGCCCGGGCAGGACGATCACGAGCACGACGAGCACGACGGCGACCTGCCGCCCCCGTCTCCGCGTGACGCCGGGCCCAGCCGCCCGCCGCTGCCGCGTCCGCCGGCGCCGCCGCAGTCTGAGTCCGATTCGTCGCCGGAGCCGGGCGGCCCGCCGCCCGCGGATTCCGGTCCGCCGCGTCGCTCGCGGCGGCGTCGTCGCCGCGGGCCGCGCCCGGGTGGCCCGCCGGGGCCTCGCGGAAGCGGCCCGGATGCCGGCCCTGGACCGGCCGAGCCAGACCCCTCGTCATGA